A genomic window from Blastococcus saxobsidens DD2 includes:
- a CDS encoding IS1380 family transposase, with product MNKRSRFYPRLTVDTADVPAVGQAGGVLLTETVRASGLASAMAAALSPWRKPLAIHDPGKVILDLAVTLALGGDCLADIALLRAEPRVYGPAASDPTVSRCIDALATDAPAALKAINIARAAARAAVWGLAGEHAPGHAADASAPLIIDIDATLVTSHSEKEQAAPTFKRGFGHHPLCSFVDHGHEGSGEPLSVLLRAGNAGSNTAADHITVARQALAQLPGHRPGTRPGRKVLIRTDGAGASHKFLTWLHGQRLSYSIGFGLPANTAELLKLLPEQVWTSAYDANDAIREGAWVAELTGLLDLTGWPPGMRVIARKERPHPGAQLRITDADGLRVTAFATNSTRGQLPALELRHRRRARAEDRIRCAKDTGLTNLPLHDFDQNQIWCAIVALACELTAWMQMLALVDHPARRWEPKRLRTRLFTVPATLARTGRRRLLHLAEHHPWAAVVHDAVIRLRDLLGGPVAAPG from the coding sequence GTGAACAAGCGTAGCCGTTTCTATCCCCGCCTCACGGTCGACACGGCCGACGTACCAGCGGTCGGTCAGGCCGGTGGCGTCCTGCTGACCGAGACCGTCCGGGCCAGCGGCCTGGCCTCGGCGATGGCGGCGGCGCTGTCTCCGTGGCGCAAGCCGCTGGCGATCCACGACCCCGGCAAGGTCATCCTCGACCTCGCAGTCACCCTTGCGTTGGGCGGGGACTGCCTGGCCGACATCGCGCTGCTGCGCGCCGAACCTCGGGTCTACGGCCCGGCGGCCTCTGATCCGACGGTCTCCCGGTGCATCGACGCTTTGGCCACCGATGCACCCGCGGCGCTGAAGGCGATCAACATCGCCCGCGCTGCTGCGCGGGCTGCGGTGTGGGGGCTGGCCGGGGAGCACGCCCCCGGCCACGCCGCCGACGCCTCCGCGCCGCTGATCATCGACATCGACGCCACCCTGGTCACCTCGCACTCGGAGAAGGAGCAGGCCGCCCCGACGTTCAAGCGCGGGTTCGGCCACCACCCGCTGTGCTCGTTCGTCGACCACGGCCACGAGGGCAGCGGGGAACCCCTATCGGTGCTGCTGCGGGCCGGCAACGCCGGCTCCAACACCGCCGCCGACCACATCACCGTGGCCCGCCAGGCACTGGCGCAGCTGCCCGGGCACCGGCCCGGCACCCGGCCCGGCCGGAAGGTGCTGATCCGCACCGACGGGGCCGGAGCGAGCCACAAGTTCCTGACCTGGCTGCACGGGCAGCGGTTGTCCTACTCGATCGGCTTCGGGCTGCCGGCGAACACCGCCGAGCTGCTCAAGCTGCTCCCCGAGCAGGTGTGGACGTCGGCCTACGACGCGAACGACGCCATCCGCGAGGGTGCCTGGGTCGCCGAACTCACCGGCCTGCTGGACCTCACAGGCTGGCCGCCGGGGATGAGGGTGATCGCCCGCAAAGAGCGCCCGCACCCGGGCGCGCAGCTGCGGATCACCGACGCCGACGGGCTGCGGGTCACCGCGTTCGCCACCAACAGCACCCGCGGGCAGCTGCCCGCACTCGAGCTGCGGCACCGCCGCAGGGCCCGCGCCGAGGACCGCATCCGCTGCGCCAAGGACACCGGGCTGACCAACCTGCCGCTGCACGACTTCGACCAGAACCAGATCTGGTGCGCCATCGTCGCGCTGGCCTGTGAGCTCACCGCCTGGATGCAGATGCTCGCCCTCGTCGACCACCCCGCCCGACGCTGGGAGCCAAAACGGCTGCGCACCAGGCTGTTCACCGTCCCGGCCACCCTGGCCCGCACCGGACGGCGCCGGCTACTGCACCTGGCCGAACACCACCCCTGGGCCGCCGTCGTCCACGACGCCGTTATCCGGCTACGCGACCTCCTCGGCGGACCGGTAGCCGCTCCCGGCTGA
- a CDS encoding DNA cytosine methyltransferase, whose amino-acid sequence MRESRFTLLDLFAGCGGMTRGFLGEGNFIGVGAVEIDRTAAATYAANFDVDGRHIFAGDIAGYTDVPRADLVVGGPPCQGFSALGRRDPADARNQLWREFVRVVRESDARMFVFENVDRFAKTPEFQLLRQTASEDGELADFDTQVFRLNAADYGTPQKRIRTIVVGSRVGPVDEPRQTHAKTPGGDLDRWVGLREAFLEGPVVLEPEVRETWLPESLVEFQGHDIPGTFKLRDLHITRNYDLISEVRYAHIAPGKGRFDLPDELQYPCWRRHTRGAGDVLGRLQWDEPAVTIRTEFFRPEKGRFLHPQWENGGDQVNRALTHAEAAVVQGFDDRHLWCGTKAEIARQIGNAVPPPLARAVAHVVAARLAS is encoded by the coding sequence GTGCGGGAAAGCCGGTTCACATTGCTCGATCTGTTCGCCGGCTGCGGGGGGATGACTCGGGGTTTCCTCGGCGAGGGCAATTTCATTGGCGTCGGCGCCGTGGAGATCGACCGCACGGCAGCGGCAACCTACGCAGCCAACTTCGATGTGGATGGCCGTCACATATTCGCAGGGGACATCGCCGGCTACACCGATGTCCCGCGCGCCGACCTCGTCGTCGGGGGGCCGCCCTGCCAGGGCTTCTCCGCGCTTGGCCGGCGGGACCCGGCGGACGCGCGCAACCAGTTGTGGCGCGAATTCGTACGTGTCGTCCGCGAGTCCGACGCGCGGATGTTCGTCTTCGAGAATGTCGACCGGTTCGCCAAGACCCCCGAGTTCCAGCTGCTCCGACAGACGGCGAGTGAGGACGGTGAGCTTGCCGACTTCGACACCCAGGTCTTCCGGCTGAATGCTGCCGACTACGGCACCCCGCAAAAGCGCATCCGCACCATCGTCGTCGGGTCGCGGGTCGGCCCGGTCGACGAGCCCCGGCAGACGCACGCCAAGACACCGGGCGGTGACCTGGACCGGTGGGTTGGTCTCAGGGAGGCGTTTCTCGAGGGGCCGGTCGTCCTCGAGCCGGAGGTCCGCGAGACGTGGCTCCCAGAGAGTCTCGTCGAGTTCCAGGGACACGACATCCCGGGGACGTTCAAACTTCGGGACCTGCACATCACGCGGAACTACGACCTCATCTCCGAGGTTCGATACGCGCACATCGCTCCTGGCAAGGGTCGGTTCGATCTGCCCGATGAACTCCAGTACCCCTGCTGGCGCCGGCACACGAGAGGAGCAGGCGACGTCCTCGGCCGGCTGCAGTGGGATGAGCCCGCCGTGACGATCCGCACGGAGTTCTTCCGGCCCGAGAAGGGGCGCTTCCTCCACCCGCAGTGGGAGAACGGCGGCGACCAAGTCAACCGTGCGCTCACCCATGCCGAGGCCGCGGTCGTCCAGGGTTTCGACGACCGCCACCTTTGGTGCGGCACCAAAGCGGAGATCGCTCGCCAGATCGGGAACGCCGTCCCGCCACCGCTGGCTCGAGCCGTGGCGCACGTGGTTGCCGCCCGGCTGGCGTCGTAG
- a CDS encoding very short patch repair endonuclease: MAARMRGQARQDTAPEMALRRLLHARGKRYRVGWPVPGLARRKLDIAFTRIRVGVNVHGCFWHGCPIHATWPAANATWWRQKIEANKARDKATRAHLEDVGWTLVEVWEHEVPEDALARVLAALETASRT, from the coding sequence ATGAGGGGGCAGGCTCGACAGGACACCGCGCCCGAGATGGCGTTGAGGCGCCTGCTGCATGCCCGGGGCAAGCGCTATCGCGTGGGTTGGCCGGTGCCCGGACTGGCCCGCAGGAAGCTGGACATCGCGTTTACGCGAATTCGCGTAGGGGTCAACGTCCACGGCTGCTTCTGGCACGGCTGTCCGATACACGCGACCTGGCCGGCCGCGAACGCCACATGGTGGCGCCAGAAGATCGAGGCCAACAAGGCTCGGGACAAGGCGACGCGCGCGCACCTGGAGGACGTCGGTTGGACCCTCGTCGAGGTATGGGAGCACGAGGTGCCTGAGGACGCTCTTGCGAGGGTCCTTGCTGCGCTGGAGACCGCGAGTCGTACGTGA